One genomic window of Cinclus cinclus chromosome 6, bCinCin1.1, whole genome shotgun sequence includes the following:
- the FGF19 gene encoding fibroblast growth factor 19: MDSISDAAGSMELITASYKRPGGGCGRATATAPRCRAGMGLRPAALALLGLAAAAASALPLPLPDAGPHLNYGWGEPIRLRHLYTASKHGLFSCFLRIGADGRVDAAGSQSAQSLLEIRAVAVRTVAIKGVQSSRYLCMDEAGRLHGQLRYSTEDCSFEEEIRPDGYNVYKSKKHGISVSLSSAKQRQQFKGKDFLPLSHFLPMINTVPVESADFGEYGDYSQAFEPEVFSSPLETDSMDPFGIASKLSPVKSPSFQK; the protein is encoded by the exons ATGGACTCTATATCGGATGCGGCCGGATCGATGGAGCTGATAACGGCGAGCTATAAAAGGCCGGGGGGCGGCTGCGGCCGCGCTACAGCTACAGCCCCGAGGTGCCGTGCCGGGATGGGGCTGCGCCCCGCCGCGCTGGCGCTGCTCGGTCTGGCGGCTGCCGCCGCCTCCgcgctgccgctgccgctgcccgaCGCCGGCCCGCACCTCAACTACGGCTGGGGAGAGCCCATCCGGCTGCGGCACCTCTACACCGCCAGCAAGCACGGGCTCTTCAGCTGCTTCCTGCGCATCGGCGCCGACGGCAGGGTGGACGCGGCCGGGAGCCAGAGCGCGCAGA GTCTGCTGGAGATCCGCGCCGTGGCCGTGCGCACCGTGGCCATCAAGGGCGTGCAGAGCTCCCGGTACCTGTGCATGGACGAGGCGGGGCGGCTGCACGGGCAG CTCAGGTATTCCACTGAAGACTGTTCCTTTGAGGAGGAGATTCGTCCGGACGGCTACAACGTATATAAATCCAAAAAACACGGAATATCAGTGTCTTTGAGCAGTGCCAAACAAAGACAGCAGTTCAAGGGGAAAGATTTCCTTCCCCTGTCTCACTTCTTGCCCATGATCAACACGGTGCCTGTGGAGTCAGCAGACTTTGGTGAATATGGGGATTACAGCCAGGCCTTTGAGCCAGAGGTGTTCTCCTCGCCCCTGGAGACGGACAGCATGGACCCCTTTGGCATCGCCTCTAAACTGTCCCCAGTGAAGAGCCCCAGCTTCCAGAAGTGA
- the FGF4 gene encoding fibroblast growth factor 4 yields MPFPAALLPALLLGLLWPGAVRGRSPPGRLPAGIRQRRWDAALFARSVARLPAERRDAARDGDYLLGIKRLRRLYCNVGIGFHIQVLPDGRIDGIHSENRYSLLEISPVERGVVSIFGVKSGLFVAMNSKGKLYGSAHFNDECKFKEILLPNNYNAYESRIYPGMYIALSKNGRTKKGNKVSPTMTVTHFLPRI; encoded by the exons ATGCCTTTCCCCGCGGCGCTGCTGCCGGCGctcctcctggggctgctgtggccagGGGCGGTGCGTGGCCGGTCGCCCCCTGGTCGCCTCCCAGCCGGAATCCGCCAGCGCCGCTGGGACGCGGCTCTTTTCGCCCGCTCCGTCGCTCGCCTCCCGGCTGAGCGCCGCGATGCCGCCCGCGACGGCGACTACCTCCTGGGCATCAAACGGCTGCGGCGCCTCTACTGCAACGTGGGCATCGGCTTCCACATCCAGGTCCTGCCCGACGGCCGCATCGATGGGATTCACAGCGAGAACCGATACA GTCTGCTGGAAATTTCTCCTGTGGAAAGAGGAGTGGTGAGCATATTTGGTGTCAAAAGTGGACTCTTCGTGGCCATGAACAGCAAAGGCAAACTCTATGGATCT gCCCATTTCAATGATGAGTGCAAATTCAAAGAGATTCTCCTGCCAAACAACTACAATGCTTATGAATCCAGGATTTATCCCGGGATGTACATAGCCCTGAGCAAAAATGGAAGAACAAAGAAAGGCAATAAAGTATCTCCCACAATGACAGTGACACATTTTCTTCCTAGAATCTGA